The Sulfitobacter donghicola DSW-25 = KCTC 12864 = JCM 14565 genome has a segment encoding these proteins:
- a CDS encoding alpha/beta hydrolase, with the protein MKFDDAYANGAYIDGADAYPDRWEEAALAFREKLGARAQLGVSYGPSARQTFDFFQPSGVGRGTMVFVHGGYWKAFDKSSWSHLAAGALARGWAVAIPSYDLCPDVRIADITRQIAAAVSKIADRTFGPMALAGHSAGGHLVCRMTDPLILPSEIRGRIKQIVSISPVADLEPLMQTTMNEDLYIDAAEAIAESPVNMQPPHGLDLTIWVGADERPAFLEQSEKLARSWGAKRVAEEGKHHFDVIDSLADPDSPMTKALLGLK; encoded by the coding sequence ATGCTTATGCAAACGGGGCCTATATCGACGGGGCAGATGCCTATCCAGACCGTTGGGAAGAGGCGGCTTTAGCCTTTCGTGAAAAACTGGGCGCTCGGGCGCAGCTAGGTGTTTCATATGGGCCATCGGCGCGCCAAACATTCGATTTCTTTCAACCGTCGGGCGTCGGGCGCGGAACCATGGTTTTTGTGCATGGTGGATATTGGAAAGCATTTGATAAATCTTCTTGGTCACATCTTGCGGCGGGGGCTTTGGCACGCGGATGGGCCGTTGCGATCCCAAGCTATGATTTATGCCCTGATGTGCGTATCGCCGATATAACGCGCCAAATCGCCGCTGCGGTAAGTAAGATTGCTGATCGAACATTTGGCCCGATGGCTTTGGCAGGGCATTCCGCGGGCGGGCATTTGGTATGCCGGATGACTGATCCGTTGATCCTGCCATCGGAAATCAGAGGGCGGATAAAACAGATTGTATCAATCTCTCCTGTCGCCGATTTGGAACCTTTGATGCAAACCACCATGAACGAGGATCTATATATTGATGCGGCAGAAGCAATTGCAGAAAGCCCCGTGAACATGCAGCCCCCCCATGGGTTGGATTTGACGATATGGGTTGGTGCAGATGAGCGCCCCGCGTTTTTGGAGCAATCTGAAAAATTGGCGCGAAGCTGGGGTGCAAAACGTGTGGCCGAAGAGGGGAAGCACCATTTTGATGTGATTGATTCATTAGCAGACCCAGATAGCCCGATGACCAAGGCGCTGTTGGGGTTAAAGTAG